The genomic window CGCGCAGGTTCTGGGCCTCCTGTAGCAAGACGCCCCAGCTTATGACCGGAGGTCGCAGCCCCAGGCCCAGGAAGCTGAGCGAGGTCTCGGCCAGGATCATGCCCGGGATAGACAGGGTCAGGGAGGCGATGATGTGGCTCAGGAATGAGGGCACCATGTGGCGCACGATAATGCGGAACTCGCTGGCGCCGGCCAGGGCAGCCGCCATCACAAAGTCCTCTTCCCTGAGGGAGAGAAACCGCCCGCGGACCACTCGGGCCATCCCTGTCCAGCCCACCAACGACAGAATGATGGTGATGGCGAAGTACACGCGGAGGGGGGACCACTCCTTGGGCACGGCAGCGGAGAGGGCCATCCACAGGGGAATGGTGGGGATGGAGCGAATGAACTCGATGATGCGCTGGATGATGACGTCTATCGTGCCCCCGTAGAACCCCGAAACTCCGCCGATCAGGATGCCTAACACCAAACTGATAGCTACGCCTGCCAGGCCCACTGACATAGAAATGCGGGTGCCGTACACGATGCGGCTGAACATGTCCCGACCCAGCCGGTCGGCACCGATGGCGAAGTACAGGACGTCTGGATCATCCACCCCGAACAGGTGCCTGTCAGTCTCGAAGATGCCCCAGAGCCGGTAGGGAGTGCCCTTCACCAGGAAGCGTATGGGGTTGATGGACTCATAGTCGGTGGTGAACACCATCTTCATGGTGCGCTGGTCGCGTTCCTGGGTGAGCCCATAGACAAAGGGACGGAGGTGGAAGTTGCCGTCGTGATCCACGAACCGGATGGGCATGGGCGGGGCGTAAGTAAAGCGGACGTCGTACTTGTTGGGGTCGTAGGGTGCCAGGAACTCGGCGAAGATCCCCACTCCATACAGAACGATCAGGAGAACCGAGGCCACGATGGCAGCCCTGTGCTTGCGGAATCGCCACCACATGAGCTGCCACTGGGAAGCGACGAAGATCCGTTCCCCTTCTCGAGCAGTGTCCGTCTCCGCGACCCGCTGCGCGACCGCTACGTGGCTCTCTTCCCCTGCCATTGAGACACTCCCGCTAGCGCAAGCCGTGGCGGATGCGCGGATCCAGCCAGGCGAGAAGGATGTCCGAGATCAAGGTACCTATGATGGTCAATGCGCTCAGCAGCAGAACGAAGCTGGCGGCCAGGTACATATCCTGAACCATGAGCGCATTCAGCAGCAGCGGTCCGGCGGTAGGAAGGCTGAGCACTACTGAAATGATGGTAGCACCACTGATGAGCTGAGGTAGCGACCAGCCGGCCGTACTGATGAAAGGGTTGAGAGCGATGCGGACGGGGTATTTCATGAGGAGCTTGCTCTCTTTGAGCCCTTTGGCCCGCGCAGTGATGACGTAGGGCTTGCGCAGCTCATCAAGGAGGTTGGCTCGCATGATGCGGATCATGCCGGCCGTACCACCTACCCCCAGCACGATCAGGGGCACCCAGAGGTGCTTGAGCATGTCCACGAACTTGGCCCAGGACCAGGGAGCAGTCTGAAAGTCCCGGGAGAACAGCCCGCCCACATTGGCGTTGAAGTAACGGAAGCCTACCCAGAGAAGCACCAGAGCGATGAGGAAGTCCGGTATGCCCAGGCCCACGAAAGAGACAGCGGTGAAGGTGTAGTCGCCCACCGAGTACTGATGAGTGGCGGAGTATAGACCTATCAGGAAGCCCACCACCCAGGTGAAAATGAGAGCACTGAAGGTGACGACGACCGTGAGCACCAGCCGTTCCCAGATCAGCTCCGCCACCGGCTTGTTCCAGCCGAACGAGTAGCCGAAGTCGCCCCGGAGGACGCCCCACATCCACTTGGCGTAGCGGATGTAGATAGGCT from Anaerolineae bacterium includes these protein-coding regions:
- a CDS encoding ABC transporter permease, producing the protein MVEFVIRRFGLMIVTLVAVSMVAFAIIELPPGDYLTAYAATLRASGDSIDQAELDGLKRRFGLDQPIYIRYAKWMWGVLRGDFGYSFGWNKPVAELIWERLVLTVVVTFSALIFTWVVGFLIGLYSATHQYSVGDYTFTAVSFVGLGIPDFLIALVLLWVGFRYFNANVGGLFSRDFQTAPWSWAKFVDMLKHLWVPLIVLGVGGTAGMIRIMRANLLDELRKPYVITARAKGLKESKLLMKYPVRIALNPFISTAGWSLPQLISGATIISVVLSLPTAGPLLLNALMVQDMYLAASFVLLLSALTIIGTLISDILLAWLDPRIRHGLR
- a CDS encoding ABC transporter permease — encoded protein: MAGEESHVAVAQRVAETDTAREGERIFVASQWQLMWWRFRKHRAAIVASVLLIVLYGVGIFAEFLAPYDPNKYDVRFTYAPPMPIRFVDHDGNFHLRPFVYGLTQERDQRTMKMVFTTDYESINPIRFLVKGTPYRLWGIFETDRHLFGVDDPDVLYFAIGADRLGRDMFSRIVYGTRISMSVGLAGVAISLVLGILIGGVSGFYGGTIDVIIQRIIEFIRSIPTIPLWMALSAAVPKEWSPLRVYFAITIILSLVGWTGMARVVRGRFLSLREEDFVMAAALAGASEFRIIVRHMVPSFLSHIIASLTLSIPGMILAETSLSFLGLGLRPPVISWGVLLQEAQNLRAVATSPWLLLPGLTVVLAVLAFNFVGDGLRDAADPYSR